The Rhodocytophaga rosea genome has a segment encoding these proteins:
- a CDS encoding peptidylprolyl isomerase yields MRRPAYLAVLITLIAGGCAVNKQASVKDPVIATLGQTPIYASEFKYVFDKNSVNDSLSKEESLKQYLDLYVNFRLKVLEAESLGLDTLASFKQELEGYKQQLAEPYLLDSSVTESLVTQAYERMKEEIRASHILINLPQDADPKDTLTAFQKISEVRQKAAQGEDFATLAKANSQDPSAATSGGDLGYFTALQMVYPFEDAAYKTKVGEISMPFRTRFGYHIVKVYDRRPSQGKVKTAHIMVRTNPEAPEEEAKAANQKIDEIHKRLMGGEDWNQLTQQFSEDGASKIKGGELPAFTTGSMIPSFEEAAFALQKPGDFTSPVLTPYGWHIIKLLEKTGLEPFEELQTSLRQKVSRDSRSDLNKTLLLKRLKKENAFVEFADVKATAFKNTSDSLIAGKWNYKPDKFLQKTLFSIGAQKYSVEDFYTYVKRYQQAKPTLTPAYYMQLLYDEYVNQTMVNYEKAHLQEKYSDYKYLVREYRDGMLLFQQMENKVWSRSMTDSTGYKTYFENNRDKYKLDKHVTAAIYNVASQEVLSEVKNIISKKLYPVAEPVFKDILFENGKNQLTQTHKTQLDNLASALIKDETLQVEVAGNAGFQEDESLAGARAKMVTDYLVGKGVDITKIVVKDNGRFRPVSSTDRQKNRRVSIQINSTSKEAIEKWINARKPLSLEITEGTFQKGDNALIDQVEWKPGNYTLERDNRIVYIEITEVKEPRQKTLEEARGTVISDYQAYLEKQWIDELKTKYPVVIHEEEVKKLLE; encoded by the coding sequence ATGAGAAGGCCTGCGTACCTGGCAGTACTGATTACCCTGATAGCTGGGGGTTGTGCAGTGAACAAACAAGCGTCTGTTAAAGATCCTGTCATTGCTACCCTAGGGCAAACGCCCATTTATGCCTCAGAATTTAAATACGTTTTTGATAAAAACAGTGTAAACGACAGCCTCAGCAAAGAGGAAAGTTTAAAACAATATCTGGATCTGTATGTCAATTTCCGGCTGAAAGTACTCGAAGCCGAAAGCCTGGGACTAGATACGCTGGCTTCTTTCAAGCAAGAACTCGAAGGTTATAAACAACAACTGGCAGAACCTTACCTGCTTGATAGCAGTGTAACAGAATCTCTGGTAACACAAGCCTACGAACGGATGAAGGAAGAAATACGGGCCAGTCATATTCTCATCAATCTTCCCCAGGATGCCGATCCAAAAGATACGTTAACCGCTTTCCAGAAGATCAGTGAAGTCCGGCAAAAAGCTGCCCAGGGAGAAGATTTTGCTACACTGGCCAAAGCTAATTCCCAGGACCCCTCTGCCGCTACTTCAGGCGGAGATTTAGGATATTTTACAGCCTTACAGATGGTATACCCCTTTGAAGATGCTGCCTATAAAACCAAGGTAGGCGAAATATCTATGCCTTTCCGTACTCGTTTTGGCTATCATATTGTAAAAGTATATGACCGCAGACCTTCACAGGGAAAAGTAAAAACGGCCCATATTATGGTGCGTACCAATCCTGAAGCGCCCGAAGAAGAAGCCAAAGCCGCCAATCAGAAAATTGATGAAATACATAAGCGCCTGATGGGTGGAGAAGACTGGAACCAGTTAACCCAGCAGTTTTCGGAAGATGGTGCCTCTAAGATCAAAGGGGGAGAATTACCGGCCTTTACTACCGGAAGTATGATTCCTTCTTTTGAGGAAGCTGCCTTTGCCCTACAAAAGCCAGGCGATTTTACCTCACCGGTGCTCACTCCGTATGGATGGCATATTATTAAATTATTAGAGAAGACCGGCCTGGAACCTTTCGAAGAATTACAAACCTCTCTTCGGCAAAAAGTCTCCAGAGATTCCCGCTCCGACCTGAATAAAACTTTGCTTTTAAAACGCCTTAAAAAAGAAAATGCCTTTGTCGAATTTGCAGACGTAAAAGCAACTGCTTTCAAAAATACTTCAGATTCGCTTATAGCTGGTAAATGGAATTACAAGCCCGATAAATTCCTGCAGAAAACGCTGTTCAGTATTGGTGCACAGAAATATTCGGTGGAGGATTTTTACACCTATGTAAAACGCTATCAGCAGGCCAAGCCCACCCTTACTCCGGCTTATTACATGCAGCTTTTGTACGATGAATATGTAAACCAGACGATGGTGAATTATGAGAAAGCGCATTTGCAGGAAAAATATTCCGATTATAAATATTTAGTAAGAGAATACCGGGATGGCATGTTGCTTTTCCAGCAAATGGAGAACAAAGTATGGTCACGCTCTATGACAGACAGTACAGGCTATAAGACCTATTTTGAGAATAACCGCGATAAATACAAACTGGATAAGCATGTAACGGCAGCGATTTATAATGTAGCCAGCCAGGAAGTCCTCAGTGAGGTAAAAAATATTATTTCTAAAAAATTATATCCGGTTGCTGAGCCTGTATTTAAAGATATTTTATTTGAAAATGGGAAAAACCAGTTAACCCAGACTCACAAAACTCAATTAGATAATCTGGCCAGTGCCCTTATTAAAGATGAAACACTACAGGTTGAAGTCGCAGGAAATGCAGGATTTCAGGAAGATGAAAGCCTGGCTGGGGCACGTGCCAAAATGGTTACAGATTACCTGGTAGGGAAAGGCGTAGATATTACCAAAATTGTAGTAAAAGACAATGGGCGTTTCCGTCCGGTATCCAGCACCGACAGGCAAAAGAACCGCAGGGTGAGCATACAGATAAACTCTACTTCCAAAGAAGCCATTGAAAAATGGATAAACGCCAGAAAGCCGCTGAGTCTGGAGATTACCGAAGGCACTTTTCAGAAAGGGGATAATGCCTTAATAGACCAGGTGGAATGGAAGCCAGGCAACTATACCCTGGAACGTGATAATAGAATTGTGTATATCGAAATCACGGAAGTAAAAGAACCTCGTCAAAAAACACTGGAAGAAGCCAGAGGAACTGTTATTTCCGATTACCAGGCTTATCTGGAGAAACAATGGATAGATGAGCTCAAAACTAAGTATCCGGTAGTGATTCATGAGGAAGAAGTTAAAAAACTACTTGAATAA
- a CDS encoding peptidyl-prolyl cis-trans isomerase, translating into MRKKLKNYLNKEYYRKTRHLFIGVWIMLLSNILACQEKAPAVTDKLLASVGEKKLHQSDLEGLVSKGVTATDSTTVVSNYINAWVRKQVMLAKAQKEAELDESEIERKIADYRYDLTIYAFEKQYIQQHLDTVVSAVEIEAYYTENVANFELKQNIVQGVLIGFPQKYARTERIKKLLGAKDKRSRQELQNICFQQANFYVFTDSTWTDFDELVKNTPFREMPNKTQFLKGNKFAEANDERGVYLLGIDDYKIASQTSPLAFASDQIKSIILNNRKVQLIRNLEQEIYKQAQDEKKIKIYAD; encoded by the coding sequence ATGAGGAAGAAGTTAAAAAACTACTTGAATAAAGAGTATTACCGGAAAACCAGGCATCTGTTCATAGGCGTATGGATCATGCTCCTCAGCAACATACTGGCTTGCCAAGAAAAAGCTCCAGCTGTAACAGACAAATTGTTAGCCAGTGTGGGAGAAAAGAAATTACATCAATCGGACCTGGAGGGATTGGTAAGTAAAGGCGTTACAGCCACAGATAGTACAACCGTTGTCAGCAATTATATAAATGCCTGGGTCCGCAAACAGGTCATGCTGGCCAAAGCGCAGAAAGAAGCAGAACTTGATGAAAGTGAGATAGAAAGAAAAATTGCTGATTACCGCTACGACCTTACTATTTATGCCTTTGAAAAACAATACATTCAGCAACATCTGGATACGGTAGTTTCGGCAGTTGAAATTGAAGCATATTATACGGAGAATGTTGCCAATTTTGAACTAAAGCAAAATATTGTACAGGGCGTATTGATTGGTTTCCCGCAAAAATATGCCAGAACAGAACGGATTAAAAAACTACTCGGAGCAAAAGATAAGCGAAGCCGGCAGGAGTTGCAGAATATATGTTTTCAGCAGGCCAACTTTTATGTATTTACCGATTCTACCTGGACAGACTTTGACGAACTGGTAAAAAATACCCCTTTCCGGGAAATGCCTAATAAAACACAGTTTCTCAAAGGAAATAAATTTGCTGAGGCCAACGACGAAAGAGGCGTATACTTGTTAGGCATTGATGATTATAAAATTGCCAGTCAAACTTCTCCCCTTGCTTTTGCCAGCGATCAGATAAAAAGTATTATATTGAACAACCGGAAAGTGCAGCTGATTCGCAACCTGGAGCAAGAAATATACAAGCAGGCGCAGGATGAGAAAAAGATAAAAATTTACGCAGATTAA
- a CDS encoding peptidylprolyl isomerase: protein MHPKTTFIRLFLFIAFILPAFVAVGQGQGITIDKIIVKVDNYIILQSDLEASYLQYLSDGRPASADAKCQMLQGLVVNKVLAAKAEIDSVIVEDKRVDSELDRRMQYMASQFGSEKKIEEAYGKSIDALKTELRKSLKEQLTVQQMQDEITKGIKITPNEVKRFYNSIPKDSIPYFPTEVEVGQIVKIGSVSKAQKTQTREKLDEIRTRIVNGEDFETLAKTYSDDLGSARQGGNLGYAKRGQMVADFEAAALKLKKNDISPVIESEFGFHIIQLLDRRGDEYNARHILIRPSYADVDLTEATAYLDSLRSRILSDTISFEKAAKEYSDDKASAPSGGILTDANSGSTKIFAENLDPVIYLTVDTMQVGHISKPVAYRTDDGKSAMRILYYKSKIAPHYANLTDDWQKIYNAALGEKKNKVLNEWFEKSKGEVYISIDDDYKDCKLMQGIQ, encoded by the coding sequence ATGCATCCTAAAACCACATTCATTCGACTCTTTCTTTTTATTGCTTTCATCCTACCGGCTTTTGTAGCCGTTGGCCAGGGACAAGGCATTACTATAGATAAAATCATTGTAAAAGTAGATAACTACATCATCCTTCAATCTGATCTGGAGGCAAGTTATCTGCAATATTTATCCGATGGGCGGCCTGCCAGTGCAGATGCCAAATGCCAGATGTTGCAAGGCCTCGTGGTAAATAAAGTATTGGCCGCCAAAGCTGAAATAGATTCAGTGATTGTAGAAGACAAACGGGTAGATAGCGAACTTGACAGGAGAATGCAATATATGGCTTCGCAGTTTGGTTCTGAAAAGAAAATTGAAGAAGCCTATGGAAAAAGCATCGATGCGCTGAAAACTGAACTGCGCAAATCCCTGAAGGAACAGCTCACAGTACAGCAGATGCAGGATGAAATTACCAAAGGAATAAAAATTACACCCAACGAAGTAAAACGTTTTTATAACAGCATTCCCAAAGACAGTATTCCATATTTCCCAACAGAGGTAGAAGTAGGGCAAATTGTAAAAATCGGGAGTGTCAGCAAAGCCCAAAAAACCCAGACCAGGGAAAAACTGGATGAGATCAGGACCAGGATTGTAAATGGAGAGGATTTCGAGACATTAGCCAAAACCTATTCTGATGACCTGGGAAGCGCCAGGCAAGGCGGAAACCTGGGGTATGCCAAAAGAGGACAAATGGTAGCCGACTTTGAAGCGGCAGCCTTAAAGCTAAAAAAGAATGATATTTCGCCGGTAATTGAATCAGAATTTGGTTTCCACATCATACAGCTCTTAGACCGCCGGGGAGATGAATACAATGCCCGTCATATCCTGATTCGCCCCAGCTATGCAGATGTAGATTTAACTGAGGCAACTGCTTACCTGGATAGCCTGCGTTCACGTATCCTGTCTGATACCATCAGCTTTGAAAAAGCAGCTAAAGAATATTCCGATGATAAGGCTTCTGCACCCAGTGGCGGTATTTTAACTGATGCAAATAGCGGCAGCACCAAAATATTTGCCGAAAACCTCGATCCGGTTATTTATTTAACTGTAGATACCATGCAGGTTGGCCACATCAGTAAACCGGTAGCATACCGTACCGATGATGGAAAAAGTGCTATGCGTATCTTATATTATAAGTCTAAAATTGCGCCGCATTATGCTAATCTTACCGACGACTGGCAGAAAATATACAACGCTGCCCTGGGAGAAAAGAAGAATAAAGTCTTAAATGAATGGTTTGAAAAATCCAAAGGGGAAGTGTATATCAGCATTGATGATGACTACAAGGATTGTAAGCTGATGCAGGGCATTCAATAG
- a CDS encoding AAA family ATPase: MKYTSDVEAANALQASYKKLSAEISKVVIGQDEVIRLLLTAIFSQGHCLLVGVPGLAKTLLIQTIAASLDLHFNRIQFTPDLMPSDILGSETLDQERNFKFIRGAIFANIILADEINRTPPKTQSALLEAMQEYSVTISGQKYGLDRPFFVLATQNPIEQEGTYPLPEAQLDRFMFNVKLDYPSYKSEVEIVKNTTSSYHYDVQKVLTGNEIREFQALVRKVPVPDNVVEYAVKMVHKTRPNTATAAPEANQYLEWGAGPRASQYLVLGAKCNALFSGKYSPDIEDVQAVASPILRHRIVRNFKAEAENITVDDIIKKLL, from the coding sequence GTGAAATATACCTCTGATGTAGAAGCAGCTAACGCCTTACAGGCATCTTATAAAAAACTAAGTGCAGAAATCTCAAAAGTCGTAATCGGCCAGGATGAAGTAATCAGATTATTATTAACCGCTATTTTTTCTCAAGGTCATTGCCTGCTGGTAGGCGTACCAGGATTAGCTAAAACCCTGTTGATCCAAACGATAGCCGCTTCTCTCGACCTACATTTCAATCGTATCCAGTTTACGCCAGATCTGATGCCATCTGATATTTTAGGATCTGAAACACTCGACCAGGAACGGAATTTCAAATTCATTAGGGGAGCTATTTTTGCTAACATCATTCTGGCAGATGAAATCAACCGGACGCCTCCGAAAACACAATCTGCCTTGCTGGAAGCCATGCAGGAATATTCGGTTACCATTTCCGGACAAAAATATGGCCTTGACCGTCCTTTTTTCGTACTGGCCACCCAGAATCCTATTGAGCAGGAAGGTACTTACCCACTACCTGAAGCCCAGCTGGACCGTTTTATGTTCAATGTGAAACTGGATTATCCTTCATATAAATCAGAGGTAGAGATTGTAAAAAATACTACTTCTTCCTACCATTATGATGTGCAGAAAGTGCTTACCGGAAATGAAATCCGGGAGTTCCAGGCCCTGGTACGTAAGGTGCCCGTGCCAGATAATGTAGTAGAATACGCTGTAAAAATGGTGCATAAAACCCGTCCAAATACAGCAACCGCTGCACCGGAAGCCAATCAATATCTGGAATGGGGTGCTGGTCCAAGAGCTTCGCAATACCTGGTCTTAGGGGCAAAATGTAATGCCTTATTCAGCGGAAAATATTCTCCCGATATAGAAGATGTGCAAGCAGTAGCTTCTCCGATTTTGCGCCACCGCATTGTACGTAACTTTAAAGCGGAAGCAGAGAATATAACAGTAGATGATATTATCAAAAAGCTGTTATAA
- a CDS encoding amidohydrolase family protein — protein sequence MPGLNSKNYTRLFNVYRLLANVDILYDENCKSFSIKHGQLLNSTDVFSNQHTDTEIFAFPGLINSHDHLEFNLFPLLARHTYGDYKEWASDIHQYYKKEIKQILNLPLPLRVGWGILKNILNGITTIVHHGGYHRLINQFNYPVFLHYQYIHSISYEKNWKLKLNYPWFQKDVMVHIGEGTSPEMTAEIDNLIKWNLFKRNLIGIHAIQILPKHAKHFKAIIWCPDSNIYLYGKGPVIDKVKHLTTIVFGTDSNLSASSNMWQQVRVARGLGMLSDEELFYALTRNPKQVFKLNHRQTSGNWVIAKRTHTDLPLSFYSLNPEDILLVIVNYKVVLADAAYIACIDQGLFQPIRVGRAVKWLPLQWSQLVSELEQLNVSLPLNVSSLRHIPPR from the coding sequence GGTTAAACTCAAAAAACTATACCCGACTATTTAATGTTTATAGACTACTAGCTAATGTGGATATTTTGTATGATGAGAATTGTAAATCTTTTTCAATTAAGCATGGTCAGTTATTGAATAGTACCGATGTATTTTCAAATCAACATACGGATACGGAAATCTTTGCCTTTCCAGGTCTGATTAACTCTCATGATCATCTTGAATTTAACCTTTTTCCTTTATTAGCCAGGCATACTTACGGTGATTATAAAGAGTGGGCAAGCGATATTCATCAGTATTATAAAAAGGAAATTAAGCAAATATTAAATCTGCCACTACCGTTAAGAGTGGGTTGGGGTATCCTGAAAAACATTTTAAATGGAATTACTACTATTGTACACCATGGAGGATATCACCGCTTGATTAACCAATTTAACTACCCAGTATTTTTACACTATCAATACATCCATTCTATCAGCTATGAAAAAAACTGGAAATTAAAATTAAATTATCCATGGTTTCAAAAAGATGTAATGGTTCATATTGGAGAAGGAACTTCTCCCGAAATGACCGCAGAGATTGACAATTTGATTAAATGGAATCTTTTCAAAAGAAATTTAATAGGAATTCACGCAATTCAAATTTTACCTAAGCATGCTAAGCACTTCAAGGCAATAATATGGTGCCCTGACTCCAATATTTATTTATATGGTAAAGGGCCAGTTATAGATAAAGTAAAGCATCTTACTACTATAGTATTTGGTACAGACTCTAATCTTTCTGCTTCATCAAATATGTGGCAGCAAGTACGTGTAGCGAGAGGCTTGGGCATGCTAAGCGACGAAGAACTTTTTTATGCACTTACAAGAAATCCTAAACAAGTTTTTAAGCTGAATCATCGGCAAACTTCAGGAAACTGGGTTATTGCCAAACGAACCCATACAGACTTACCACTATCGTTTTATAGCCTGAATCCGGAAGATATATTGCTTGTTATTGTAAACTACAAGGTTGTACTAGCAGATGCCGCTTATATAGCCTGTATCGATCAAGGGCTATTTCAGCCTATAAGAGTAGGTAGAGCAGTAAAATGGTTGCCTTTGCAATGGAGTCAGTTAGTAAGTGAATTGGAACAATTAAATGTATCCCTTCCATTAAACGTAAGTTCACTAAGACACATTCCTCCACGTTAG